In Streptomyces durocortorensis, a genomic segment contains:
- the mtrB gene encoding MtrAB system histidine kinase MtrB — MARGSAAPGPGEPGVRTERAAAPGRKASRMSRFLRGGRLFEDRTPGGPVPRLLMRWVRRPLLPAVRLWRRNLQLRVVAGTLLMSMAVVLLLGFVVIGQVRNGLLDAKGKAAQTQAAGGFAAAQEKANAALAPDGQGSGDTDGMTGSTSWRTELVDQLASGGKNAFNVVALSADSVNEGASNRAPRGSGSVEASSVPERLREDVGKGQGAFQTYSEIRYSYGKEPQPGLVVGKRLYDIDQHPYELYYLFPLTQEEKSLSLVKTTLATAGVFVVVLLGAIAWFVVRQVVTPVRMAAGIAERLSAGKLQERMKVTGEDDIARLGEAFNKMAQNLQLKIQQLEELSRMQRRFVSDVSHELRTPLTTVRMAADVIHEARVDFDPVTARSAELLGDQLDRFESLLSDLLEISRFDAGAAALEAEPIDLRTVVHRVIGGAEPLAERKGSRILVIGDDQPVIAEADARRVERVLRNLVVNAVEHGEGRDVVVRMGVAQGAVAVAVRDYGVGLKPGEATRVFNRFWRADPARARTTGGTGLGLSIAVEDARLHGGWLQAWGEPGGGSQFRLTLPRTADEPLRGSPIPLEPEDSRRNRENRERDEATPAGTGDHRLMSVPNQPGAGERSPLPVPGCRPAVGNPAPASVHPAALPGSGARVVARPAPKGSGGRAVNGVLNSDQEDTTRGY; from the coding sequence ATGGCCCGAGGCAGCGCTGCTCCGGGACCCGGGGAGCCGGGAGTCCGTACGGAGCGGGCTGCCGCCCCGGGACGAAAGGCATCTCGTATGAGCCGTTTCCTGCGGGGCGGCCGGTTGTTCGAGGACCGGACGCCCGGCGGGCCGGTACCGCGCTTGCTGATGCGGTGGGTCCGTCGTCCGCTGCTGCCCGCCGTCCGGTTGTGGCGGCGTAATCTGCAGCTCCGCGTCGTCGCGGGGACCCTGCTGATGTCGATGGCTGTCGTGCTGCTGCTCGGGTTCGTCGTGATCGGGCAGGTGCGCAACGGGCTGCTCGACGCGAAGGGCAAGGCCGCCCAGACCCAGGCCGCCGGTGGTTTCGCCGCGGCCCAGGAGAAGGCCAATGCCGCCCTCGCCCCCGACGGGCAGGGGAGCGGCGACACCGACGGTATGACCGGCAGCACCTCCTGGCGTACCGAGCTCGTCGACCAGCTCGCCAGTGGCGGCAAGAACGCGTTCAACGTGGTGGCGCTCAGCGCCGACTCCGTGAACGAAGGCGCGAGCAATCGCGCGCCGCGCGGTTCGGGCAGTGTCGAGGCATCCAGCGTGCCCGAGCGCCTGCGCGAGGACGTCGGCAAGGGCCAGGGCGCGTTTCAGACGTACTCCGAGATCCGGTATTCGTACGGCAAGGAGCCCCAGCCGGGGCTCGTCGTCGGCAAGCGGCTCTACGACATCGACCAGCACCCCTACGAGCTCTACTACCTCTTCCCGCTCACGCAGGAGGAGAAGTCGCTGTCGCTGGTCAAGACAACGCTGGCGACCGCCGGGGTGTTCGTTGTCGTGCTCCTCGGAGCCATCGCCTGGTTCGTGGTGCGGCAGGTCGTCACGCCGGTGCGGATGGCCGCCGGAATCGCCGAGCGGCTCTCGGCGGGCAAACTCCAGGAACGGATGAAGGTCACCGGCGAGGACGACATCGCCCGGCTCGGTGAGGCCTTCAACAAGATGGCCCAGAATCTCCAGCTGAAGATCCAGCAGCTGGAGGAGCTCTCCCGGATGCAGCGGCGCTTCGTCTCGGACGTCTCGCACGAGCTGCGGACCCCGCTCACGACCGTACGGATGGCGGCCGACGTCATCCATGAGGCGCGTGTCGACTTCGACCCCGTCACCGCACGCTCCGCCGAACTCCTGGGCGACCAGCTCGACCGATTCGAGTCGCTGCTCTCCGACCTGCTGGAGATCAGCCGCTTCGACGCGGGCGCGGCGGCCCTGGAGGCCGAGCCGATAGACCTGCGGACCGTGGTCCACCGGGTGATCGGTGGTGCCGAGCCGCTCGCCGAGCGCAAGGGCAGCCGAATCCTGGTCATCGGCGACGACCAGCCGGTGATAGCCGAGGCGGACGCCCGTCGGGTGGAGCGCGTCCTGCGTAACCTCGTGGTCAACGCCGTCGAGCACGGTGAGGGCCGGGACGTCGTGGTGCGGATGGGCGTGGCGCAGGGCGCTGTTGCCGTGGCCGTCCGCGACTACGGGGTCGGGCTCAAGCCCGGCGAGGCGACCCGCGTCTTCAACCGCTTCTGGCGCGCCGACCCGGCGCGGGCCCGGACGACCGGCGGGACCGGTCTTGGCCTGTCGATCGCCGTCGAGGACGCCCGGCTGCACGGCGGCTGGCTCCAGGCATGGGGCGAGCCGGGCGGCGGGTCCCAGTTCCGGCTGACCCTGCCGCGTACGGCGGACGAGCCGCTGCGTGGTTCGCCGATACCGCTGGAGCCCGAGGACTCCCGGCGCAACCGGGAGAATCGGGAGCGCGACGAGGCCACGCCGGCGGGGACGGGCGACCACCGTCTGATGTCCGTGCCGAACCAGCCCGGCGCAGGTGAGCGCTCGCCGTTGCCGGTGCCGGGGTGCCGCCCCGCTGTCGGGAACCCGGCGCCCGCGTCGGTGCACCCCGCGGCCCTGCCCGGCAGCGGAGCACGTGTCGTCGCGCGCCCGGCTCCCAAAGGTTCCGGTGGGCGCGCGGTCAACGGTGTACTGAATTCCGACCAGGAGGACACCACTCGTGGGTACTGA
- the mtrA gene encoding two-component system response regulator MtrA, with protein MMSIMKGRVLVVDDDTALAEMLGIVLRGEGFEPSFVADGDKALAAFREAKPDLVLLDLMLPGRDGIEVCRLIRAESGVPIVMLTAKSDTVDVVVGLESGADDYIVKPFKPKELVARIRARLRRSEEPAPEQLTIGDLVIDVAGHSVKREGQSIALTPLEFDLLVALARKPWQVFTREVLLEQVWGYRHAADTRLVNVHVQRLRSKVEKDPERPEIVVTVRGVGYKAGPS; from the coding sequence ATGATGTCGATTATGAAGGGACGCGTCCTTGTCGTCGACGACGACACCGCACTGGCCGAGATGCTCGGGATTGTGCTGCGTGGAGAAGGTTTCGAGCCGTCGTTCGTAGCGGACGGCGACAAGGCACTGGCTGCATTTCGTGAGGCCAAGCCGGACCTGGTGCTGCTCGACCTCATGCTGCCCGGAAGGGACGGCATCGAGGTGTGCAGGCTGATCAGGGCCGAGTCCGGTGTGCCGATCGTCATGCTCACTGCCAAGAGCGACACCGTCGATGTCGTGGTCGGCCTGGAGTCAGGTGCCGACGACTACATCGTCAAGCCGTTCAAACCTAAGGAGCTGGTGGCCCGGATCAGGGCACGTCTGCGGCGGTCCGAAGAGCCCGCCCCGGAGCAGCTGACCATCGGTGACCTGGTCATCGACGTGGCAGGGCACTCCGTGAAGCGGGAGGGGCAGTCCATCGCCCTGACCCCGCTGGAGTTCGACCTGCTGGTCGCGCTCGCCCGTAAGCCATGGCAGGTCTTCACCCGTGAAGTCCTGCTGGAGCAGGTATGGGGTTACCGCCACGCGGCCGACACCCGCCTGGTGAATGTGCACGTTCAGCGTCTGCGTTCCAAGGTCGAGAAGGACCCGGAGCGGCCGGAGATCGTGGTGACGGTCCGAGGCGTCGGCTACAAGGCCGGACCGAGCTGA
- the mtnA gene encoding S-methyl-5-thioribose-1-phosphate isomerase, whose product MADQDAQSPAGIEPPALPVLRWDEPPEGPVLVLLDQTRLPADEVELVCTDVPALVRAIRALAVRGAPLLGIAGGYGVALAAARGYDVAEAAGLLERARPTAVNLGYGVRRVAQAYWTVAEKGGGEVAAAAAALSEARALHREDAQASRRMAEYGVALLDELLPGGGHQLLTHCNTGALVSGGEGTAFAVALRVHRQGRLRRLWVDETRPLLQGARLTAYEAARNGLAYSLLTDNAAGSLFAAGEVDAVLIGADRIAADGSVANKVGSYPLAVLAKYHHVPFIVVAPTTTVDLETPDGTSIIVEQRSGQEVTELTSPNGVAAGGGGGMVVAPLGAPAYNPAFDITPPELITAIVTEEGVISPVTGVGLAELCARSSQVTIS is encoded by the coding sequence ATGGCTGATCAGGACGCGCAATCGCCGGCGGGCATCGAGCCTCCCGCGCTTCCCGTACTTCGCTGGGACGAACCTCCCGAAGGCCCCGTGCTGGTGCTCCTCGACCAGACTCGGCTGCCCGCCGATGAGGTCGAGCTGGTGTGCACCGATGTGCCCGCGCTGGTGCGCGCGATCCGGGCGCTGGCGGTGCGAGGGGCTCCGCTGCTCGGGATCGCCGGGGGGTACGGGGTGGCGCTCGCGGCGGCGCGGGGCTACGACGTGGCGGAGGCCGCCGGTCTGCTGGAGCGGGCGCGGCCCACCGCGGTGAACCTCGGCTACGGGGTGCGACGGGTGGCCCAGGCCTACTGGACGGTCGCCGAGAAGGGCGGCGGTGAGGTGGCCGCTGCCGCGGCGGCGCTGTCCGAAGCGCGGGCGCTGCACCGGGAGGACGCGCAGGCCAGCAGGCGTATGGCGGAGTACGGGGTGGCGTTGCTGGACGAGCTGCTACCGGGCGGCGGGCACCAGCTGCTCACCCACTGCAACACCGGGGCACTGGTCTCCGGAGGCGAGGGGACGGCCTTCGCGGTGGCGTTGAGGGTGCACCGGCAGGGGCGGCTGCGGCGGCTGTGGGTGGACGAGACGCGGCCGCTGCTCCAGGGGGCGCGGCTGACCGCGTACGAGGCGGCGCGCAACGGGTTGGCGTACAGCCTGCTCACGGACAATGCGGCGGGCTCGCTGTTCGCCGCCGGGGAGGTGGATGCCGTGCTCATCGGTGCGGACCGCATCGCCGCGGACGGCTCGGTGGCCAACAAGGTGGGGAGCTATCCGTTGGCCGTGCTCGCGAAGTACCACCACGTTCCCTTCATCGTGGTGGCGCCGACGACGACCGTGGATTTGGAGACCCCGGACGGCACATCGATCATCGTCGAGCAGCGTTCCGGGCAAGAAGTGACGGAGCTCACATCGCCGAATGGTGTAGCGGCCGGCGGAGGAGGCGGGATGGTCGTCGCACCCCTCGGAGCCCCGGCGTACAACCCGGCCTTCGACATCACACCGCCGGAATTGATCACGGCGATCGTCACCGAGGAGGGTGTCATTTCCCCGGTCACGGGGGTCGGACTGGCAGAGCTGTGTGCCAGGTCATCGCAGGTAACGATTAGCTAA
- a CDS encoding DUF4129 domain-containing protein, which yields MSGAGGTTAARSGTGAGDIPVDTPRVPAREAAESELSKPMYHENDPNFLQRALNQFWDWVSGLFDAAAGAAPGGPAGLVILIVIVIGLAAALWWRLGTPKRTSRASDALFDSDGPRSATQHRAAAEAHAAALRWTEAVQERMRAIVRSLEERALLDPRPGRTADEAAAEAGRTLPEHTARLRAAARNFDDVTYGGRTADQSAYLALRALDLELDEAKPLLPGTARGATG from the coding sequence GTGTCGGGGGCGGGGGGCACCACAGCAGCACGGTCGGGCACCGGAGCGGGCGACATACCCGTGGACACTCCGCGGGTGCCCGCCCGGGAGGCAGCCGAGAGCGAGCTGTCCAAACCGATGTACCACGAGAACGACCCGAACTTCCTCCAGCGCGCCCTGAACCAGTTCTGGGACTGGGTCTCCGGCCTGTTCGACGCCGCCGCGGGCGCCGCCCCCGGTGGCCCGGCGGGCCTCGTGATCCTGATCGTCATCGTCATCGGCCTGGCCGCCGCCCTCTGGTGGCGGCTCGGCACTCCGAAGCGCACCTCCCGCGCCTCGGACGCCCTCTTCGACAGCGACGGCCCCCGCAGCGCGACCCAGCACCGCGCCGCAGCCGAGGCACACGCCGCAGCCCTGCGCTGGACCGAAGCCGTGCAGGAACGCATGCGCGCCATCGTCCGCTCCCTGGAGGAACGAGCCCTGCTCGACCCGCGCCCGGGCCGCACCGCGGACGAAGCCGCAGCCGAGGCAGGGCGCACTCTGCCCGAACACACCGCCCGCCTCCGGGCCGCCGCCCGGAACTTCGACGACGTCACATACGGCGGCCGCACGGCGGACCAGTCGGCGTATCTGGCCCTGCGCGCCCTCGACCTCGAACTCGACGAGGCCAAACCCCTGCTGCCCGGCACCGCCCGAGGAGCCACCGGATGA
- a CDS encoding DUF4350 domain-containing protein, producing MTPATTPSPTSTAPTAHQVWARARGFLIVVLVLVIAGISFAAVRSGGNHGQLDPRSTDPKGSRAVAELLKARGISVTVATTLDEATGATGPDTTLLVAGPNLLTPTQQHRLTEATSASAGRTLLIAPGVRAVSRLAPGVRAEPHRAVSALAAACDLPTARRAGTADMGGIRYTTRNTTAIACYPSDGHPSLVVLPDGQDGDTVVLGSPDFLHNERLDQQGNASLALQLLGSRPHLVWYLPSLADPSATADDGASGDRDGEEAREDTGSESNFLDLIPSGWLWGTLQLFLAAVLAAVWRARRLGPLVTERLPVAIRASESTEGRALLYRKANARDRAAEAFRSASRARIASLIGVPARDAHTSVVLLPAVSARIPDPDHDLSTLLFGPAPATDTALVLLADQLDALEREVRTS from the coding sequence ATGACCCCGGCGACCACCCCTTCCCCCACCTCGACAGCGCCCACCGCGCACCAGGTCTGGGCCCGGGCCAGAGGCTTCCTGATCGTCGTCCTCGTCCTCGTCATCGCCGGCATCTCCTTCGCCGCCGTACGCTCCGGCGGGAACCACGGACAGCTCGACCCCCGCTCCACAGACCCCAAGGGCAGCCGAGCCGTGGCCGAACTCCTCAAGGCGCGCGGCATATCCGTCACCGTCGCCACCACCCTCGACGAAGCGACCGGCGCCACGGGTCCCGACACCACTCTGCTCGTCGCAGGCCCCAACCTCCTCACGCCCACGCAGCAACACCGCCTGACCGAGGCCACGTCCGCCTCCGCCGGACGTACCCTCCTGATCGCCCCCGGCGTACGCGCGGTCTCCCGCCTGGCCCCCGGCGTACGCGCCGAGCCCCACCGCGCGGTGAGCGCCCTCGCCGCTGCGTGCGACCTGCCCACCGCTCGCAGGGCAGGCACAGCGGACATGGGCGGCATCCGCTACACGACGCGGAACACCACAGCCATCGCCTGCTATCCGAGCGACGGTCACCCCAGCCTGGTCGTACTCCCGGATGGGCAGGACGGCGACACGGTCGTCCTCGGCTCCCCCGACTTCCTCCACAACGAGCGCCTCGACCAGCAGGGCAACGCCTCGCTCGCTCTCCAACTCCTCGGATCCCGACCGCATCTCGTCTGGTACCTCCCCTCTCTGGCTGATCCTTCGGCCACGGCCGACGACGGCGCTTCCGGTGACAGGGATGGGGAAGAGGCGCGAGAAGACACAGGCAGCGAGAGCAACTTCCTCGACCTCATCCCCTCCGGCTGGCTGTGGGGAACCCTGCAGCTCTTCCTCGCCGCAGTCCTCGCCGCAGTCTGGCGAGCCCGCCGCCTCGGCCCCCTGGTGACGGAACGACTGCCCGTAGCCATCCGCGCGTCCGAATCCACCGAAGGCCGCGCCCTCCTCTACCGCAAGGCCAACGCCCGCGACCGAGCCGCCGAAGCCTTCCGATCCGCCTCCCGCGCCCGCATCGCTTCCCTCATCGGTGTGCCCGCCCGTGACGCCCACACCTCCGTAGTCCTCCTCCCTGCCGTGTCCGCACGCATCCCCGACCCGGACCACGACCTCAGCACCCTGCTCTTCGGTCCGGCTCCGGCCACCGACACGGCCCTTGTCCTCCTTGCCGATCAACTCGACGCCCTCGAAAGAGAGGTACGCACTTCATGA
- a CDS encoding AAA family ATPase: protein MSAPTPEPTEPPVAPTGPMAPAEPEPSDSARASLEALRSEIAKAVVGQDPAVTGLVVALLCRGHVLLEGVPGVAKTLLVRALAASLELDTKRVQFTPDLMPSDVTGSLVYDARTAEFSFQPGPVFTHLLLADEINRTPPKTQSSLLEAMEERQVTVDGTPRPLPDPFLVAATQNPVEYEGTYPLPEAQLDRFLLKLTVPLPSRQDEIDVLTRHADGFNPRDLKAAGIRPVAGPADLEAAREAVAKTTVSPEIAGYVVDICRATRDSPSLALGVSPRGATALLSTARAWAWLTGRDYVIPDDVKALALPTLRHRIHLRPEAEMEGVTADSVITSVLAHVPVPR from the coding sequence ATGAGCGCCCCGACCCCCGAGCCGACCGAGCCCCCGGTGGCCCCCACCGGCCCCATGGCTCCCGCGGAACCGGAGCCGTCCGACAGCGCCCGCGCGTCCCTCGAAGCCCTCCGCTCCGAGATCGCGAAGGCGGTCGTCGGCCAGGACCCCGCAGTTACCGGACTCGTCGTGGCACTGCTCTGCCGAGGTCACGTTCTGCTCGAAGGCGTGCCCGGCGTCGCCAAGACCCTCCTGGTGCGTGCGCTCGCCGCGTCCCTCGAACTCGACACCAAGCGCGTCCAGTTCACTCCCGACCTGATGCCGAGCGATGTCACGGGCTCATTGGTCTATGACGCACGCACTGCCGAGTTCTCCTTCCAGCCGGGACCCGTCTTCACTCACCTGCTGCTCGCCGACGAGATCAACCGCACCCCTCCCAAGACCCAGTCGTCCCTCCTGGAGGCCATGGAGGAACGCCAGGTCACCGTCGACGGAACACCCCGGCCGCTGCCGGACCCCTTCCTTGTCGCCGCGACCCAGAACCCCGTCGAGTACGAAGGCACCTATCCTCTGCCCGAGGCCCAACTGGACCGGTTCCTGCTCAAGCTGACGGTCCCTCTCCCCTCGCGGCAGGACGAGATCGACGTGCTCACCCGTCATGCCGACGGCTTCAACCCGCGCGACCTGAAGGCCGCCGGGATACGGCCGGTCGCCGGTCCCGCGGACCTGGAAGCAGCACGAGAAGCCGTCGCGAAGACGACCGTCTCCCCCGAGATCGCCGGTTACGTCGTGGATATCTGCCGTGCCACGCGCGATTCCCCCTCACTCGCCCTCGGCGTCTCCCCCCGAGGCGCCACCGCACTGCTGTCGACCGCCCGCGCCTGGGCCTGGCTCACCGGCCGGGACTACGTCATCCCGGACGATGTGAAGGCCCTCGCACTCCCCACGCTCCGTCATCGCATCCACCTGCGGCCCGAGGCTGAGATGGAGGGAGTCACTGCTGACTCCGTCATCACCTCGGTGCTCGCTCACGTCCCCGTACCCCGATGA
- a CDS encoding DUF58 domain-containing protein translates to MALTGRTALLAALGSLPVGILAPSWMGMVAVNAPLSLAILCDYALAAPVRTLRFTRSGDTSVRLGDAAEVQLTVTNSSRRRLRAQLRDAWPPSSWPTGTDRTASRHTLTVPAGEQRRLTTVLRPTRRGDRQAERITVRSYGPLGLAARQGHHRAPWTVRVLPPFTSRKHLPSRLARLRELDGRTSVLTRGEGTEFDSLRAYVPGDDTRSIDWRATARQSAVAVRTWRPERDRHILIVLDTGRTSAGRVGDAPRLDAAMDATLLLTALATRAGDRVNLLAYDRRVRARVQGRTAAGDVLATVVNSLATLEPELVETDSRGLSTAALTDAPRGSLIVLLTTLEAAPIEEGLLPVLPQLTQRHTVLLAAVSDPRVEEMAEGRGTVEAVYEAAAARQAQADRRRTADRLRRHGVTVVDATPDGLAPALADAYLALKSAGRL, encoded by the coding sequence ATGGCCCTCACCGGACGTACCGCACTGCTTGCCGCCCTGGGGTCACTCCCCGTAGGCATCCTCGCCCCGAGCTGGATGGGGATGGTCGCGGTCAACGCACCGCTCTCACTAGCGATTCTGTGCGACTACGCCCTGGCAGCACCAGTGCGAACGCTCCGATTCACCCGATCCGGTGACACATCCGTTCGACTCGGCGACGCGGCCGAGGTGCAACTCACCGTGACCAACAGCTCGCGACGCCGCCTCCGGGCCCAGTTGCGGGACGCCTGGCCCCCCAGCAGCTGGCCCACGGGCACCGACCGCACCGCTTCCCGTCACACGCTGACGGTCCCCGCCGGGGAACAGCGCCGCCTGACCACCGTTCTGCGCCCCACGCGTCGCGGCGACCGCCAGGCCGAACGCATCACGGTCCGCTCGTACGGCCCGCTGGGCCTAGCCGCACGCCAGGGCCATCACCGAGCCCCATGGACCGTACGGGTCCTGCCACCGTTCACCAGCCGCAAGCACCTGCCGTCCAGGCTGGCCCGGCTGCGGGAACTCGACGGTCGCACCAGCGTTCTGACACGTGGTGAGGGCACGGAGTTCGACAGCCTCCGGGCCTACGTACCCGGGGACGACACCCGGTCCATCGACTGGCGGGCCACCGCGCGCCAGTCCGCCGTCGCAGTGCGAACCTGGCGTCCCGAACGCGACCGCCACATCCTGATCGTCCTCGACACCGGGCGCACATCCGCAGGCCGGGTGGGCGACGCTCCCCGGCTCGACGCCGCGATGGACGCCACCCTCCTGCTCACCGCACTCGCGACCCGAGCAGGTGACCGTGTGAACCTCCTCGCCTACGACCGCCGCGTCCGAGCCCGGGTGCAGGGCCGTACCGCCGCGGGCGACGTCCTGGCGACCGTAGTCAACTCTCTGGCAACCTTGGAGCCGGAGCTCGTCGAAACGGACTCCCGAGGCCTCAGCACCGCAGCCCTCACGGACGCCCCCCGCGGCTCCCTGATCGTGCTCCTGACGACGCTGGAGGCCGCCCCCATCGAGGAGGGCCTCCTACCGGTGCTGCCCCAGCTCACCCAGCGCCACACGGTCCTCCTGGCCGCGGTGTCCGACCCCCGGGTCGAGGAGATGGCGGAAGGCCGGGGGACAGTGGAGGCCGTGTACGAAGCCGCCGCCGCACGTCAGGCCCAGGCCGACCGCCGGCGCACGGCGGACAGGCTCCGGCGCCACGGCGTGACGGTCGTGGATGCCACTCCAGACGGTCTTGCTCCCGCACTTGCCGACGCCTATCTGGCGCTGAAGTCCGCAGGGCGTCTCTAG
- a CDS encoding stage II sporulation protein M, translating to MDLDVFVTAHRTEWDRLEHLLRRGRRLTGAEADELVVLYQRTATHLSLVQSSTPDPVLTARLTQLVARARSTVTGSRKASWRDATRFLTAGFPAAVYRSRHWWVPTAILSTALAALMGWWIGTHPEVQAAIAAPEELRAMTRPGGEYEAYYSSHPAASFAAQVWTNNAQAAALCLILGAFLCIPVLWILFLNMLNLAVGIGLMSSAGRLDVFLGLVLPHGLLELTAVFVAAGTGLRLGWTVIDPGPLSRRTALAQQGRAALGMAIGLALVLFVSGLIEGFVTPSGLPTWARITIGIAAELAFLAYVYILGGRAARVGDTGDLAAVERSAELPSAA from the coding sequence ATGGACCTCGACGTCTTCGTCACCGCCCACCGCACGGAGTGGGACCGCCTCGAACACCTCCTGCGCCGAGGGCGCCGCCTCACCGGCGCGGAAGCGGACGAGCTGGTCGTCCTCTACCAGCGCACGGCGACCCACCTCTCGCTGGTCCAGTCGAGCACCCCCGACCCCGTGCTCACCGCCCGCCTCACCCAGCTCGTGGCCCGTGCCCGGTCGACGGTGACCGGCAGCCGCAAGGCGTCCTGGCGCGACGCGACCCGATTCCTCACAGCAGGGTTTCCCGCAGCGGTCTACCGCTCGCGTCACTGGTGGGTCCCCACCGCCATCCTGTCCACCGCACTGGCAGCGCTCATGGGCTGGTGGATAGGCACACACCCCGAGGTCCAGGCCGCGATAGCCGCTCCGGAGGAGCTCCGGGCGATGACCCGGCCGGGCGGGGAGTACGAGGCCTACTACTCCAGCCACCCCGCGGCATCGTTCGCGGCCCAGGTATGGACGAACAACGCGCAGGCCGCGGCGCTGTGCCTGATCCTGGGCGCGTTCCTCTGCATACCGGTGCTCTGGATCCTGTTCCTCAACATGCTGAACCTGGCCGTCGGCATCGGCCTGATGTCCTCCGCGGGCCGCCTGGACGTGTTCCTCGGCCTGGTTCTGCCCCACGGTCTGCTCGAACTCACCGCCGTATTCGTCGCTGCCGGCACGGGGCTCCGCCTCGGCTGGACGGTGATCGACCCCGGCCCCCTGTCACGCCGGACAGCTCTGGCCCAGCAGGGCCGTGCAGCGTTGGGCATGGCGATCGGCCTGGCTCTGGTCCTGTTCGTATCAGGGCTCATCGAGGGCTTCGTGACCCCCTCCGGCCTTCCGACCTGGGCAAGGATCACGATCGGTATCGCCGCTGAGCTGGCATTTCTCGCGTACGTCTACATCCTGGGCGGCCGCGCGGCACGAGTCGGCGACACGGGCGACCTGGCGGCCGTCGAACGGAGCGCCGAGCTTCCCTCCGCAGCCTGA
- a CDS encoding RDD family protein, which yields MSELVTGDAVVLGLRPARLPSRALAAAIDLSVTFTVFILISIVLGIASASLDEAAVAAVGVASFLLVLIGGPVAVETLSHGRSLGKLACGLRVVRDDGGPIRFRHALVRGAMGLAEILMTFGAVASIASLVSARGRRLGDVFAGTLVVRERVTASGRSMAVPPPPPWLVGRFSQLDLSAVPDELWLAIRQYLTRMQQLDPGVGRSIAERLAGELVSRTGTTAPQGVPAAAFLAAVVHERQARDARRVFGPGRVEGPGLFVPAAGGGPTLPAGSAGAPAPGGRLDAAGAAGGGGSPSAGFAPPG from the coding sequence ATGAGTGAGCTGGTGACCGGGGACGCGGTCGTTCTGGGGCTGAGGCCGGCGAGGTTGCCGAGTCGGGCCCTGGCCGCGGCGATCGATCTGTCAGTGACTTTCACCGTTTTCATTCTGATTTCCATCGTTTTGGGGATCGCCTCTGCCTCCTTGGACGAAGCGGCCGTCGCAGCGGTCGGGGTCGCGTCGTTCCTGCTGGTTCTGATCGGTGGGCCGGTCGCCGTCGAGACGCTGAGCCACGGCCGCTCGCTCGGGAAGCTGGCCTGCGGGCTGCGCGTGGTGCGCGACGACGGCGGACCTATCCGGTTCCGGCACGCTCTGGTGCGCGGGGCCATGGGGCTCGCCGAGATCCTCATGACGTTCGGTGCCGTGGCCTCCATCGCCTCCCTGGTGTCGGCGCGAGGGCGTCGGCTCGGTGATGTGTTCGCCGGGACCCTGGTCGTCCGGGAGCGGGTCACGGCGTCGGGGCGGTCCATGGCCGTGCCGCCTCCCCCGCCGTGGCTGGTCGGCCGGTTCTCGCAGCTGGACCTGTCCGCCGTGCCGGACGAACTATGGCTTGCCATACGGCAGTACTTGACGCGGATGCAGCAGCTGGACCCCGGCGTGGGCCGTTCCATCGCGGAGCGGCTGGCCGGTGAGCTGGTGTCGCGGACGGGAACGACGGCGCCGCAGGGCGTTCCGGCGGCCGCCTTCCTGGCTGCGGTGGTCCATGAGCGTCAGGCGCGGGATGCGCGGCGCGTGTTCGGTCCGGGGCGGGTGGAAGGGCCCGGTCTGTTCGTGCCTGCTGCGGGTGGTGGACCGACCCTGCCGGCTGGAAGTGCCGGAGCTCCCGCGCCTGGGGGGCGCTTGGATGCTGCGGGGGCCGCCGGGGGCGGGGGCTCGCCTTCTGCGGGGTTCGCTCCGCCCGGCTAG